The Pyrus communis chromosome 8, drPyrComm1.1, whole genome shotgun sequence region ATTGATGAATCAAGGGATAATTGCTACCAACATGGGAATAATTTGATGTTAATATGAATAACCGGATTAGATGGGATTGAGAACGAGGAACCTGATGTCCTAGTGCTTCCATATATTAATCTTTTGTAATTCATTCACTTTTACTTCATGTTCGATCAATTGttatttttactttcttttcGTTTCTTTGCATATTTGAATTTGTCAACGTAATCCTTCTTTTATTTAAGTTTCGTTTGAAGTCAATTTTAATAGTAAATTTAGGTTAATTTGATCCTTTTTTTAATAACACTCTACTCATCACTATATTACTTGAACGATATCGTACACTTGCAATTATCAACAACACTTACTAGCAACCAAGATGCCTACAGGGGAAGAGAGGAGGACCATTaaacacatgcataaaagtCATTTTTTAAACatgatgaaaatatatataaacagcTAGCTGAATGGGTGAATCTTAAATTCAAACCTCAGAATTTCTCCTTCAGTATTAATACCTAGCCTACACTACTACAAAGACAGGGTAGACAAAAAGCAcaaagtgatgaagaaataagaaCTTCATGCTTGTACTGGCTCCAAGGCCGCTGCACACGGCTGCTTTGCCTCAGCTTCTGGACCTGCAGCTCCCCTGAACAGCAAAACTGCAAGGGTGCCCATGCAAAAATAGATGAAACAACCTTGGCAATGTGTAACAAAGGAACCAAAATCTGTTCCTACAATGCACTGCCATCCAGGTCCATATGTCCTGTCAAACTCCTgcagaaacaaaaaatttataaatttaataaaattgtcAATAATTCGTATAgattgttatatttgttgataaTTAAGCAAGCTAGCACTCGTCAAATAAATTTGAAGTGAAAACAAATGTAATATGAGCACCTAATAAGTGGTCTTTTGGTAATCatttcgttttttgttttcacttttgaTAATCATGTAATATGAGCACCAAATCCCTtcttttgaaaactgaaagctCATTTTCTAAGTTTTCAAATAATGGCTTgatattgttttcaattttcaatttttttgaaaaataaaaactaaaacctaaaatccaaaatctaaaaaatgaaataaacatgGTTATCAAGCGGTCCTAACTCCTCCTAAGTGAGTACCATTTTAATGAAGCGGCCTATCTCAGTGGCTTCAGTGATATCAAATGAATCAAGGGCTTTGGAAGCTAAGTCAAGTGCCTTCTGCTGCATGGTTTGAAGCATGTCAGTCTCAACGATGACTGCTTTGCCCTCCAGCATGGTTATTAACAAGATGGAGAAgaaatttacaagaaaaaactTTGTTGGAAAAGAGTAGTGAAGCAAATTTGATCTTTTTTGGATTTAGTTGTGGATATATAAGGTGGTAGTGGTGCAGCTTATATCGAGCTCGGAACCAAGGGATATATAGTTGGTGCTACTCACTCAGCCACGTATATGTGGATATTCTTTCTTCGTGGCCCCCATCATGTGCTTTGCAATGTGCCAAATTAGTAACCACCACTTGTCTTTTGATGCCGATGAGTCCATATTAAGTCGAGGGAAAAGTCTTGAGTGTAATCGGgtaatatttttctctttttatctcTTGCCACATGACCTGATCACATGGCAGTATCTCTCACGAAGTGTAGGTGGCAGGAAAAATTGCAATCTGTTTCCGGTTCCAATCAGTTTTGGGAGAGGTAGCTTGTCCTCTATGGCTTGATCATTGGGTTTCTGCCATTTGTCCATCTACTATATATGATTGCATGGTTATGTTTTGTCTAGTTACGGCCATCGTTTGGAACGATGTGAATGCATGAGGGGTCAGTATTCAAGCATTCCAGAGATTTGAAGAAGCTGGGAAAATCAAGTGGTTGCAGATGGATGGTGCATTGCTATGTGCAGgctaattaatttccaaactaTATTTTTCTTGTCAGTACACAAAAAGATGAGAAAGTTCAAAATCCAACTGTTTTTGTAACCTTTTCGTTTTTCATACTCTGATGAGTCATATCACACGATGAACCCAAAATCTTAAAGAATAATCTAGTGCACTTATCCCTTGTCACCAATCATCAGTTTTACAGATTTCCAAAATTCATGGAGAGATTATTTGTGTTTGAGACGGAATAAATAGAAGCAACGAAAGAAGAACTTGGACCTAAATTATTGAACGTCCGTCCCACTCATTTGATTCTCTCCTTTTGGCTGGGGAAAACCCACTTGTCTAAACCAATTGGTAGAGCATGAACATGGCAGGTCAAAGAGTTTTAGAAGTGATACCACATAATATAAGGTCATACCAAACTTCATTTATTTTTAGACGTTGAATTCTTGTATTCTTCAACCGtaaataaatttgagttttctATATATGTTAATGTTAAGCTAACAATGGCTAGAAAATGAAGACTAGCTAGGCCATTCATCTTCAAAAGAGGCCCTGTTTTAAGTCTTGAACCATTTTGAATCACAGAAGTTTTTGGATTAGGCCTTTGCTCAATTTTATTTGGTCTACCTGTCCATTCCGTAGTCCGAATTATCATAAGAGTCGAAATATTATGTATTTCTTAAGGTCTAATCCAGTCGAAGTTTGCTTTGATTTCAGAAATTTTAATGTAACAAATAATGAATCAGAATTCCATTGAAATTTGGGATGTAGCTCAAATGGTAGAGCGCTTGCTTTGCATACCCCTGCATCTCCATCTTATACTTCCAATtgtttctcttaattttttttaactgcgTGTCCAACTCGGGCGTCCTCAAGCTTATAAAGACTAATTATTTGAGCCATTTTATGAACTACTTTTAGCAAAAATAAGAGTTAATAAATACTA contains the following coding sequences:
- the LOC137743879 gene encoding uncharacterized protein yields the protein MLEGKAVIVETDMLQTMQQKALDLASKALDSFDITEATEIGRFIKMEFDRTYGPGWQCIVGTDFGSFVTHCQGCFIYFCMGTLAVLLFRGAAGPEAEAKQPCAAALEPVQA